A genome region from Ignavibacteria bacterium includes the following:
- a CDS encoding YigZ family protein produces the protein MNSKQSFPDSFLTIENSYQKSLKIRNSTFISFAFPITSKADAAYRISEIQKEHHTASHICFAYILEPDSKSFHYTDAGEPHGTAGIKIYNSIKVKNLTNVLVAVVRYFGGTKLGIGPLGKAYSQAGDEVLVKVKKIQKFLYSTFKFKLKYEEFNNISKILNEYSLEEINPIFTDNVKVVIKVRKSMRKEFENKMLDFFRGERTWSEIDD, from the coding sequence ATGAACTCAAAGCAATCTTTTCCTGATAGTTTTCTAACGATTGAAAATTCTTATCAAAAAAGCCTAAAAATTAGAAACTCAACCTTCATTAGTTTTGCATTTCCAATAACTTCAAAAGCTGATGCAGCTTACAGGATAAGTGAGATTCAAAAAGAACATCATACTGCTTCACACATTTGTTTTGCATACATACTTGAACCAGATTCAAAAAGTTTTCATTATACCGATGCTGGAGAACCCCACGGAACTGCCGGGATTAAAATTTATAACTCGATAAAGGTAAAAAACTTAACCAATGTACTTGTTGCAGTAGTTCGATATTTTGGAGGAACAAAGCTCGGAATTGGCCCGCTTGGAAAAGCTTATAGTCAAGCAGGAGATGAGGTTCTTGTTAAAGTCAAAAAAATTCAAAAATTTTTATACAGCACTTTCAAGTTCAAATTGAAATATGAAGAGTTTAACAATATTTCCAAAATTCTAAACGAGTACAGTCTTGAGGAGATAAATCCAATTTTCACCGATAATGTTAAGGTTGTAATTAAAGTTCGCAAATCTATGCGGAAAGAGTTTGAGAACAAAATGCTTGATTTTTTTCGCGGTGAGAGAACTTGGTCTGAAATTGACGATTAG
- a CDS encoding T9SS type A sorting domain-containing protein, whose product MKIRVPFFLFYPFQKQASFFIFEKRITIMKFFILTMILLFSSSTLFAQNKYFIYFKDKGENQTKYFYKSNVEKDLFNQFSAKAIERRKKNSNEEIFRYSDYPIYSDYKKTLESLGVEIVHELPWFNAVSVYVDENLVVELKQLPFITKIEKVKSLIYRDEFTFRNSKPNFFFTDKLSNKTMLNYGNSFTQLNLSSIPSVHASGIKGKNILIGLLDTGFRWREHEALQNITVIAEKDFVFGDDTTANQSGDHPSQDNHGTAILSIVGGKKDGQIYGAAFESNFILGKTEDIRTEKRIEEDNYAAAIHWMEKYGVDVISSSLGYSEFDDIAESYTYKDMNGMTTIVARAVDSAFVRGVIMVTAAGNEFNTPWKYIISPADAKYVIASGAVNTLGAIASFSSRGPTSDGRIKPDVCAMGVAVYAAFPGSPSLYSTASGTSAATPIVAGVAGLLLSHYPELNNNQVRDAMRLTASQSSKPDTVFGWGIVDAIEVISYPQIVKRAGDYYLLKSIFNSDINTSTVKLHFSTDGGKNYSQCPLSFAGSEVKYETKLPILSEDDKIRFYFTYKTKTGIEKRIPEKSSDSYSFVLKDKKVFPPSEPLNLVFDYKLFQNYPNPFNNTTRIKYDLPVSQSVSLNVYDILGRKVRTLLNNVVVSAGNQFIDWNGKNDFGAVVPSGVYFYRLETGQFTSTKKLVLLK is encoded by the coding sequence ATGAAAATCCGTGTTCCATTTTTTTTATTTTACCCCTTTCAGAAACAAGCTTCATTTTTTATTTTTGAAAAAAGAATAACTATTATGAAATTTTTCATTCTTACAATGATCTTACTGTTTTCTTCATCAACTTTATTCGCGCAAAACAAGTATTTCATTTATTTCAAAGATAAAGGGGAGAACCAAACCAAGTATTTTTATAAATCAAATGTAGAGAAAGACTTGTTCAATCAGTTTTCGGCGAAAGCGATTGAACGAAGGAAGAAAAATTCGAATGAAGAAATCTTTCGATATTCCGACTATCCCATTTATTCCGATTACAAAAAAACGTTGGAATCACTCGGTGTAGAAATAGTCCATGAACTCCCTTGGTTTAATGCTGTCTCTGTTTATGTCGATGAAAATTTAGTCGTTGAACTCAAGCAGCTGCCATTTATTACTAAAATAGAAAAAGTAAAGTCACTGATTTATCGGGATGAATTCACTTTTAGAAATTCTAAGCCGAACTTCTTTTTCACTGATAAACTTTCTAATAAAACGATGCTCAATTATGGAAACTCGTTCACTCAGTTAAATCTTTCTAGCATTCCATCGGTTCACGCAAGTGGAATTAAGGGAAAAAACATTTTAATTGGACTTCTTGATACTGGATTCAGATGGCGTGAACATGAAGCACTTCAGAATATAACAGTCATTGCCGAAAAAGATTTTGTCTTTGGCGATGATACGACTGCGAATCAAAGTGGAGACCATCCAAGCCAAGATAATCATGGAACTGCTATTCTCTCAATCGTTGGCGGGAAAAAAGATGGACAGATTTATGGAGCTGCATTCGAAAGTAATTTTATTCTCGGCAAAACAGAAGACATTCGCACAGAGAAAAGGATTGAAGAAGATAACTATGCTGCAGCAATTCACTGGATGGAAAAATATGGCGTGGATGTAATAAGCAGTTCACTCGGCTACAGCGAATTTGACGATATTGCTGAAAGTTATACATATAAAGATATGAATGGAATGACTACGATTGTTGCACGAGCTGTAGATTCTGCCTTTGTCCGTGGAGTGATAATGGTCACTGCTGCCGGAAATGAATTTAACACACCTTGGAAGTATATCATCTCACCCGCAGATGCGAAATATGTAATTGCTAGTGGAGCAGTAAATACGCTGGGAGCGATTGCAAGTTTTAGTTCAAGAGGTCCAACCAGTGATGGAAGAATAAAACCTGATGTTTGTGCGATGGGAGTTGCCGTTTATGCAGCATTTCCTGGCTCGCCATCGCTTTATTCGACTGCGAGTGGTACATCAGCTGCGACGCCAATTGTTGCAGGAGTTGCTGGACTGCTTCTCTCTCATTATCCTGAACTAAACAATAATCAGGTCAGAGATGCAATGAGATTAACCGCAAGCCAATCTTCAAAACCTGATACAGTTTTTGGCTGGGGAATAGTGGATGCAATTGAAGTCATTTCCTATCCGCAAATTGTGAAACGAGCAGGCGATTATTATTTGCTTAAATCAATTTTCAATTCTGATATTAATACATCAACCGTGAAATTGCATTTTTCTACTGATGGCGGAAAAAATTATTCTCAATGTCCTTTAAGTTTCGCTGGAAGTGAAGTTAAATATGAAACAAAACTCCCAATTCTATCTGAAGATGATAAAATTAGATTTTATTTTACTTATAAAACCAAAACTGGAATTGAGAAAAGAATCCCGGAAAAAAGCTCTGACTCATATTCTTTTGTATTGAAAGATAAAAAAGTGTTTCCACCATCTGAACCGTTGAATCTTGTTTTTGATTATAAGCTATTTCAGAATTATCCGAATCCATTTAATAACACTACAAGAATTAAATATGATTTACCGGTTTCGCAAAGTGTGTCACTAAATGTTTATGACATACTTGGAAGAAAAGTTCGAACTCTGTTGAATAATGTTGTTGTGAGTGCTGGAAATCAATTTATTGATTGGAATGGCAAAAACGATTTTGGAGCCGTAGTTCCGAGCGGTGTTTATTTCTATCGGCTGGAAACGGGACAATTTACCAGCACAAAAAAATTAGTCCTTTTAAAATAA